From Phragmites australis chromosome 5, lpPhrAust1.1, whole genome shotgun sequence, a single genomic window includes:
- the LOC133917800 gene encoding uncharacterized protein LOC133917800 codes for MPEFDAQGLVDRPGRRNPGTIQIPRVDEEAGSRQQADGRDTTDSMQPPKEPVGGQRQLEELRLAPALGPSTPVSEPSVPAGPEPRAPASPEPRAPAGPEQPALIEPTSSTPRTERVAAGEVVALRAMLAQQPSRTPSASAERARRGPSPRPPSGQAPEPLPEVLGSAREVIGRLEVAVAAERAELDKELTALVEEWRQLKESKRKVAEEREALEETRDEAVAVQEKASCMERLMIERDQASWRRVAELLAWERQLLSREEAADKREEAVRSAQANLARENNELEHSRADVLCRQEQVELCETDVEITTVALDAREEQIMRREEDAASVSSALTAREELVTKREAEWPPESRPLWPGPSSCIELKPRPRPRGASLPA; via the exons atgccggagtttgacgcccagggcCTGGTGGATCGTCCAGGGCGCCGAAACCCCGGGACCATACAAATCCCCAGGGTGGATGAAGAGGCAGGCAGCAGACAGCAGGCCGACGGTAGGGACACCACAGACAGCATGCA gccgcccaaggaacCCGTAGGAGGCCAAAGGCAGCTGGAGGAGCTGAGGCTAGCCCCTGCTCTGGGGCCGAGCACGCCCGTTTCGGAGCCGAGCGTGCCAGCAGGCCCAGAGCCGAGGGCACCGGCCAGCCCTGAGCCAAGGGCCCCGGCCGGTCCCGAGCAGCCAGCGCTGATTGAACCCACCTCGAGCACTCCAAGGACGGAGCGAGTGGCCGCGGGGGAGGTGGTCGCGCTAAGGGCGATGCTAGCGCAGCAGCCATCGAGGACCCCGAgtgcctctgcagagagggctcgcagggggcCCAGCCCCCGGCCACCTTCTGGCCAGGCtccggaacccctcccggaggtGTTGGGAAGtgcccgggaggtcatcgggcggcttGAAGTGGCCGTGGCGGCGGAACGGGCCGAGCTCGACAAGGAGCTCACCGCCCTGGTTGAAGAGTGGAGGCAGCTGAAAGAG TCAAAGCGcaaggtggccgaggagcgggaagCGCTGGAGGAGACGCGTGACGAGGCTGTCGCCGTGCAGGAGAAGGCCAGCTGCATGGAGCGGCTCATGATCGAGCGCGACCAAGCATCCTGGAGGCGGGTCGCGGAGCTGCTTGCTTGGGAGCGGCAGCTGCtgtctcgggaggaggcggccgacAAACGGGAGGAGGCTGTGCGTTCTGCCCAGGCGAACTTGGCCCGCGAGAACAACGAGCTTGAGCACAGTCGCGCCGATGTTCTCTGTCGGCAAGAGCAGGTCGAGCTGTGTGAGACCGATGTCGAGATAACGACGGTGGCCCTTGATGCCCGAGAGGAGCAGATCATGCGGCGTGAGGAGGATGCTGCCTCGGTATCGTCGGCTCTcaccgcccgggaggagctggtcACCAAGCGGGAGGCTGAGTGGCCGCCCGAGAGCAGGCCGTTGTGGCCCGGGCCGAGCAGCTGCATCGAGCTCAAGCCGAGACCCCGTCCACGAGGGGCGTCCCTACCGGCGTAG